One window of Quercus robur chromosome 12, dhQueRobu3.1, whole genome shotgun sequence genomic DNA carries:
- the LOC126709634 gene encoding peroxidase 20, translating into MHLIQPYKAIYSCMLHSNLSLSFSAMDLMRLLTVALILILCGTETLSGDGTLVLDYYKETCPLVEEIVRLNVEIAVAKEPRMAASLLRLHFHDCFVLGCDASVLLDTNGDMISEKQAVPNLNSLRGFEVIDEIKYILEKACPYTVSCADIIAIVARDAVVSRGGLGWDALLGRRDSLKASFSGANQLIPAPNSSLETLISNFKQHGLDVGDLVALSGSHTVGKARCVSFRQRVYDVSAEEHYDPFNRYTTFRRILRSICPKSGRDNELAPLDFTTPARFDNHYYINLLQGNGLLGSDNVLVTEDHEGLIIEQVWAYASNQELFFKAFANSMVKMGNINVLTGNEGEIRRKCRFVNT; encoded by the exons ATGCATCTCATTCAACCTTACAAGGCAATATACTCTTGCATGTTACACTCAAATCTGTCACTTTCATTTTCTGCGATGGACCTCATGAGACTATTGACGGTTGcacttattttgattttgtgtggCACTGAAACCTTGAGTGGTGATGGGACACTTGTTCTTGACTACTACAAAGAAACGTGCCCATTGGTGGAAGAGATTGTGAGACTCAATGTCGAGATTGCAGTGGCTAAAGAACCTCGAATGGCTGCCTCGCTGCTTCGCTTACATTTCCATGATTGTTTTGTCTTG GGGTGCGATGCTTCAGTTCTATTGGACACTAATGGGGACATGATCAGTGAAAAGCAAGCTGTGCCTAACCTAAACTCACTTCGGGGATTTGAGGTTATTGATGAGATAAAGTACATTTTGGAAAAGGCTTGTCCTTATACAGTTTCTTGCGCTGATATTATAGCCATTGTTGCTCGTGATGCTGTAGTATCG AGAGGTGGGCTAGGATGGGATGCATTGCTAGGCAGGAGAGATTCACTGAAAGCAAGCTTCAGTGGCGCCAACCAATTAATCCCTGCTCCAAATTCCTCTCTAGAGACTCTTATTTCCAATTTTAAACAACATGGCCTTGACGTGGGGGACTTGGTTGCTTTATCAG GTAGCCATACGGTGGGAAAGGCAAGGTGTGTAAGCTTCAGGCAAAGGGTGTATGATGTTAGTGCCGAAGAACACTATGATCCTTTCAATAGATATACAACCTTCCGAAGAATCCTACGGTCCATATGCCCGAAATCAGGAAGGGACAATGAGCTTGCACCACTTGATTTCACAACCCCAGCTAGATTTGATAACCACTACTACATTAACCTCCTCCAAGGAAATGGTTTGTTGGGTTCAGATAATGTGTTGGTCACTGAAGATCATGAGGGTTTGATAATAGAGCAGGTGTGGGCTTATGCCTCTAATCAAGAGCTTTTCTTTAAGGCATTTGCGAATTCTATGGTCAAGATGGGGAACATCAACGTACTCACTGGAAATGAAGGAGAAATTAGGAGGAAGTGTAGGTTTGTCAACACCTAA